The Nymphaea colorata isolate Beijing-Zhang1983 chromosome 5, ASM883128v2, whole genome shotgun sequence DNA segment GACTCTAGTCTCTTCACCTCCCTGCTCCCTGCAGAGGAATGGTCAACCAGTTAATTAATTCGTCCAAAAGCAGGCAATCTACTTTTAGATTAAGCGCACTTCACCGATTCAAAACGATGTAATCCATGAATCAGGAGTAACTTTTCTCCCGAGAGACGATTCCCCACTACGAGTCTCTTCAACAGACAAGGCACACAAGACTAAATGGCAGACCACAAAGTCCACAATCACAAGGAAAACCACAGTAAAACACTGCTTGAGAAATAGCAAGTTGACATTGTGACCTCATCTTTTAAATCATTATCGTTTCTGCACAAAAACAACCAAAGAATTATGAACAATTAAGACGACCGACGGCCAGCacaaagaaaccaaaacaaCTTTGGCAATTCCCATCCCAAAAAGGGAACAGTGAGTGtaatctcctttcttttctcctttgcaATCttccgttctctctctctctgtcctcAGTAAAAtaccaaaacaaaaagaaaaaaaattctgcccCCTTCTTCCTCATTGACCACAACTACGAGGAAAACCAAGCAAACAAGATCAGCCACGCGTGTTGTTGACGGAAAATACGATATGATTCACCTCTGCAAACAGCACCCAACTTGTCCTCCTTCATCGTTCCAACCATTCCACCAACAAGCCTCTAACTCTGTAATTTTGTCATAAACCTatgaacatgattttttttttctttgattttctctATAGGGATGCCCCGGCCAGCTGTGACATTTACTTGCTGGGGAAATATGTACAGTAGGGGGACGTAAGTCCTTGCACAGTTGCACCGAACCCCCAGTCAGTGGCTTCTCGACAGTAAGTACGCCCTCTGTCCTAAAGAAATGGACCCACCTGGAGCAAGTAAGGTTTGGTCCGGTCACCTACCTGCTCAGCATCTCGAGATCTCCATGCAACTCTCTGATCTCGCCAGAAGCTCCTCCGCTTCCACCTTGGCGCAAGTCACATTGTAGTTCGCGGAGGGCTTCCTGAGCTTGGCCCGGTTGAGGGCGTCCACCTGAACCGAAAAGAGGGCGTGGACAGGCCGGTGGTCGGAAAACTTGGACTCCCCCCGCACATAGGACAGCTGATGaatccctttccctttccacaGTATTCTGTCGCACCTGTCACCAACAAGTTTTGGCGATAAAAAAGATTCGTTAAGATTAGATGCGTCCacattgtttatgtttttcctGCTTCAGTATCAATGCATCTTAACATCAATGACTGGTCTGTCATTCATTTCTCAAAGTATTGGATGGTTGGCCAATTGGAGGATGAAAGTTAAATGATATATAATTGCAGAAAAATTGGTGTAACTAGACATTACggtaaatctgattttttttttcttttttaaaattcagGCGTATAGATACACTGATATGGGTAGTTGCCGCACGAGCATACAGGTGCCTTCAAGTAtttgctcatttatatataGTAGAACCTGAGAAGgaataaaaaattgtgaaataaGTGTCCCTCAACCTCAAACCGAAATTTCTAGCTCCCCCACATTTTTCATAGCTGGAAGTACACATCTTCACACTTACTTACTTGAGCATCAAGTTTAGATTCAATAACTTGAAAAAGTTCGTTAAATTCTGAACTCATTTATGAACAGGAGgatatgtttttaattttaaaaggaaaaaagccaATTCCACGATTACCATTGCACATATTTTGTGCACTTATCTGATTTTGCGGGAGTTTGCGGGAGGAAGTATACGCTAGAacacttgaagaaaaaaacgaGTTGTGTTCCACATCATGAAGATTTCCGACTGCAAAAAAAGGGCTTATGGGGTCCAGTGCGTCTCTTCTCCATGAAGTCCAGATCCAGCAGAGTTGCTGGTTTAGGGAGAGGATCAACAGTGGCAGAGACACTGAACGGCTTTCctacaaaatatttatttctttgGTCCATAAGTTTCCGGGTTTCGACTTCTGCCGTCATGCGTGAAGAGTACGCAACCTAGTTGCCGCCAAAGAAATGATTTCTGTTGGAAATGTAATGAGGCAAGTTCGCATCTCGAGACGAAAGCAATAGGGTCACCGTGATTGAAGATGAACGAGTCACCAGGACAGCAGAAACATGTGGAAAATCTTTGTCCTTGGACCCATGGACGAGAAAACCAGGTGCCACTCCAACCGCCATTGGCAATTGTAGaaaggatgaagatgaaaagaagaaagatgaggTAGTTTCACAAGTTtgacataaagaaagaaaaccagcCGAAGGCCAGACTTGATTTTGGACGTTGAGCACAGAATGACAAGACACTCCATCTTTGCCAGAAACGGACAAATACACTTTACTGTCCCGCATCTTGAGGACCCGTTATCAGAGAAGATGGGATGAGATGATATACTGGTACCCTGCTTGTTAAAGGAATCCTATTCTATTCTGTTTCACACAGATTTTTATTTGTTCCCTTCTGGCTTGATGTTTATTTCTCAAAATGAcatacacagagagagagagagagagagagagagagagagagagagagagagagagagagtaccaagCGGGGGTCCTGCGCTTATCCTTGGACCTGACAGTTTGGACGGCGTAACGATCTGAATTGGCGAGGTACTTGTACGTGGGAGCGAAGTAGATTCTTCCCTCTTCCCACCCTTTGAACACGCGCCCTGCTTTTTGCTCAATTCGGAGCTGCCGACAGGAAgcccccaaaaaagaaaaagaattaggCTGTTCGTTGCTTTAAAGTACTCACGACAACCTTGAAAGAGAGAACAGAGTGGTGTCTTGacttttttaatcatttttgcGTATGAACTAGTGCTGCAAAAATTGGTCTCCGGACCGAATCAGCGGTGCTACCAGTTCGGTGAATAGGCCGACCAGAAGTACTTAAAAACAAGTTTCTAAAACAATGGAAACAATGTATAGAACTAattataacataaaaaaatcttaaaatattcTAAAGTAATAAAAATGGAGACGTTGGTGCTCTTGATTGGCTACCTTTTTTAGTGGTGGTTGTTAAAGAGATGGAAGAAATATGCAAATCAAGTTTTTGTGTGCGCTTCTCTAAAAGCTTCCGCATGCAATGGCATGCAACAATGAACGGAACTTCTACAGGATATTTCAGCATGTCTTCTAACCTACACTGCAACATTTGACATGAACGGCATGTTGAAAGAATCGAAGACCGGCTTGACCATTTACCTGATCCTTCTCCAACAGGGCGTCCCAGTCCTTCCGTTCAAGCAACTCGTGGGTATCTTCACGCCCATATGCTAGGCGGTAGTTTAGGTCACCAAGCCAGAAAATCCTACTGCAAATCAACGAGGGCAGCAGTTAGTTACAGTCTCAAAAGCTTTAGAGGTATCCTAAACGGAAATTTTGataccacatttttttttccagaagtCCTTTCGGAGGAAAGCCAAAACGAGGAAACCAACTATTTAGTTAAACCCTTGGAAGCCAGAGATCACCCTCATTTTTGCAAAACTACCAATCTTGAAAAATGGAAGAAACAGAATACAAAAATATTTCGTGCGTTTCTTTAGTGCAAAGATAGAGAATGTGGGGTGGACtattttcttttccactttTAACGACAGAATATGAAACATATGTGGATGAAAAACTATGAATTGATGTGTGCGAAAGCGAGTGGTCTGCATTAGGGCCTACTTTAACAATTGCTTGGCAGCAGCCATGTTCTTTTCCCCTGCATCAAGTGCACTAGGACCATACAATAAAATTGGCTAAAGCAATTATCGACACTAATATTCCATTAAAGCTTGCGGAGACAATGATTGTTCATGTCAACCGCACATTAAGGTCAACTGTCACAATGTATGCAGCCTTTTTTGCAGTTCTTTCATTCGGACACTTTCTGAAAAACAgtacagaaggaagaaaaaacggcgagaaaatgaaaggaatcaGGAACTCACTCATGGCCAAGAATGTTATCAGGAGAACTTAAAGGTCCAGAGAACCTGTGAGACAGAGGGAACCTTGTCTTCCTTAGGATCTCGATGACGTCAGAATTTCTTCGAATTTCATCACCTTCTTTCTGACCGGAGGTCAAATGTGTGCAGACAAAACATAAGGAAGTCTGACGAAGAGTCAGACTGATTGAAATTGAGCCCTGTGTGAAACAGATCATACAGTTGTCCATGAAGATTTAGGGAGAAACCGCAAACCGCAATGTAGAAAAACAAAGTAGAAAATGTGCTCATTCTTCAATAAATTTGCAAAATAAGCCAACAAATGAGTTATACATTCATATTTTCCTTTAAATTTCTggcttccatttctttcatCCAAAAAGAAGTCACCAGTGCAAGTGAACTAGTAAAGTTCACTTCATACTTAAAAGGAAacacataaatttaaaaatcattgtGCATAAAAGGATGAGTTCAATGACATTCCAGCAACTTAACTGCGTACTAGCCAAAAGAAAATACTTCTCCTCGTGCTAAAGTCTAAGCAGAAGTCAGAGTGCAGAACAGAACTAGGTCGGACTCAAGTTGAGTTGAATCGCTGTATGTATGACATACTCATATAGCAAGCGCGAAGTAGCAGTAAAACGGAACTCACGGGTTCCAACGTACCTGGTGGCTGGTGCCACCGACTGTCAATCGCGGGCCCAAACAAAGGTCCAACAATCTGTATAAACTTTCAAGCAAGACATAGGTCTGAATCCAATAAGTGGGGCACATCAGACCATATAACCAGACTGGTTGTGCACAACCGACAAATGGGTGGCTAGTTGAGCTGGAGGTTTGTTGGCAGTTCTATTGTTCTCCAACTGTGGTGTCTCATAAAGTAAGCGTAAAATGTGCAGTCAACAGAATGACAAATAACCAGCGAAGAGGTGGTCGAAAAGTAACTCACCTTGTTGCCCATGTAGCCCATTAGTCCGCGACCAACGCACGAGACCTTGATACTGCTTATATGTTGTCTCAGCCCTCGGCGGACCCACACGCATAGGAACAGACCCACCATCTGCTTGCTTGCGGCCAAGCAGTATCCCACTTCCCGatgtctctcttcctccctcgccGAGTCCACAAAGCCGTTCTGCTGCTCTTCGTCCAAATAGGTAAAAGTCGGGCCGTCAGAGTGGCTTTCCATGGCGAGAAGATCTGAGAAACTGACTCTGGGCTTTTGCGTTCGCCGGTTGTCATCCTCGTCGCTGAGCGTGATGGTGGTGAATATGGTGGGAGACGGGGGCTCCACAGGTGGGGCAGTCTCTCTTCCATTAAGAGCTTGACGTATAAGTGAAAGCCACCTCGCCGCAGGGCCGTGGTCCTCTGCACCTAACACGTTCCCGGCATTTAAAGGCACTATTTCTTGAAACCTGATTCAACGAAGAGAACAGATCCCATTGAATTTTATAGTTATTTATTATGCATCCCAATTTATGCGAGCATTAATATCATCTgatcgatctctctctctcatacacacgCCATATCCTGTTTCTTACTAAAGCAGAAAATGTGGCAAATGTTTCAGATCTTTAATGGGACTCTTTACTACGGCAGAAAATGTGCTAAATGTTTCAGATCCTTTAATGGGACTCTTACTGAACCCAACCAAAAGAGAGAACGAAATGCCATCATTAATTCAGTAGAACTTATGGTAGTTGAAACGCCGCCAGAATTATGTTCTCCTTTAGCGCAGTAATGTACAATCTAATTGATAGGAACTAACATCATCTGATTATAACTCCCCGCTTTAACGAGCCAAAAGAACGTCGAATTTAAGAGAGGTAATGAAGAAACGTCGACATCCTGAAATGGCTGATCTCCAAATCCAAAAATGATAATTCAAATTTTTGGGGTTCCGATTCAACAGGTCTGGACATAATGTGGAGTAAATCCCAAAATTTCAGCTAGATTTCTGGGGCAATAGTTCAAGAAATATGGGCAACACGCAGAAAAGGGAACATTAAAGGAAATACTGCAGATCTTTATCCACCTCTTCCGTATATAGAGGACCTGGTGCTTCCCATAAAATTTACGATATTTTCGATTGGTTAACTGCTACATGCCGTTCAGCACCAAGTGGGTCAGGGATGGCCACCCTCGTAGAACATTCCCCTCAGCTCATAATACAATAATTGGCCATCCCAAATCCTAATCATACAGAATCGATTCAAATTGGAGCCACACTCAAATGATGGGAGAACCGGCGCCACTAGGAGGCAAGGTCCTACAGAGTGGATCGTCCCGCACTTAATGTTCAATCTAACAGCAAGGGTGTCAATTATGATACGTGGGGTTCATGGGCCATGGCCGCTCTGTCACATCCAGCTTTTACTATGGCAGTCCACCACTAGTGGGGGACCAAACTTGGAGCACCACATCTCCATAACACGGTGCATGGACGCACGTTCTGGAGGAAGGCCTAGTCTAAAACTCCCTCTACACTGGCTACAGCTCTGACGACCATTATTCGTTTCAAAATACCTTGCGCCCACCCAGGCCATACCGACATACTGCTAGTCCGGATCCAGTCCAGGATTTTGTTGATAGACCTTTTAAACCAACGATATATTGGGCTTTTGACCTCCTCCGGGCATCTGATGGCAATCATAGATGGCAATTGGGTCAGGAGTCAGGACTACCAAAAGACACCCGGTTCAACTACAAAACCCTGGAACATATTGGAGAAATGGCTAGCCGGAAAGGAGTAGCGAGGCCCAAAAAAACCACTCATGTGCCATCGGCCACATGCCTTCGCGCCAAACCGTACTCAAAACCATGGAGGCCATTGATTGTCCTAGTAAAGGCCTCCCCGATGAGGAGAGCGTGGGCAAGGCGgtcaaaggaagaagaaagaaaaaagtggaaGAAGAGATCGATTTCTCACGAGCCCCGCGTCAAATCTACCCAATTCGAGCCccacaaaagaggaaaaaaaaagagtaaggAGATGAGAGAGGTTACCCGAGAACGTAGACATCTGCCGGAGACTGTGTGCTCAACCAGTCCTTGAGATTCAGGCCCCAATGGGGCGTCTTGCCTCCCACGTTCCACGTTCCAACGAACATCCTGATTCAGgaacaaataaaataagcaGAAAACGGATAACTGAGTGGGAGTCGCGACTAAGACCGAAGTCTGCAACTTCTGAAAAGAAGGCAACAAAACAAACAGGAGTCCAATAAATGCCTGCAAGTAAGATCCTCTGTCCTCTTTGCTCTCTCGACCCACCTCAAGTTCTGAGTACCCGGAATCGGCACCTCATTCCTCGGTGACATGGGGCACTCTGGCGCAGCAACGTACCAGCCTCCTGTGGCAGAAATTTGTCATGAAACTAACGAAAACAAGCAGTTAACGATTGTAACTTTAGAGTCAtggtctttttttgttttattcgtCTGAGAATAGTGCTTGAACGTAAAGATTAAAACTAAAGTGACACGTTAAATACTTAAATATGCAGCATAGGAACGTGGAGAAGAAACCACATAACAGTTCTTCCGATTGCCATAGGCACCGGTTCGAGATAGAGGAACGAATACCTAACAAATCCCTCGTGAGGAGGACGCAACGGTCTATGTCGGAGCAGCTGGCTCTTCGTTCTGTCGTGCCTACAGGAAAAGtcccatcacaatttgttttaaCAGTAAAGAGTAAAATGGGCAGCATCAGAAAAGACTTAACTAAAAAGAGTGGTTAAGAGGACAGAGGCGTACAATGATGAACAGAGGCATCTGTACCAACGGAATCTGAATGGAACTCGTTGGCTTTACTCTTGATATTCAGCCACTTCCTCATCACCACCTTCGGCCAGGAAGAAGACtagcaaaaaataagaaaaagatcATCACGAAAAGGGGAAAAGATGCCCTTTTCTGTCAGAGGAATTTCGGACTACACTTCAATGTCATTACCCTGCCCCTGCGCTCTTTCTTCATCTTTGAGGTACCAGACCTCACGCCGAAGGCCGGACGCCGGAGGATCCCGTGGATTAAGAGAAGATTGCACGGAAAAAGTATCACAAAAGTAGAGCAAGTGATGTCCTCAACACAACCACCGGTCACGTACCTCCGCCACTTTGCATTTAAAGCACCACCAGTCCCAAACTCCGACGGGAAACTGACCCAAAACTGCAAGTCGGTAAAAAAGGGCCGTGGGGGTGTCTCGAATTTGTTTGCCTCCCTATCTTAGGTGCCACCAACGAAAAGGAAGAGTAGATAGAAATAGCAGAATTAGGCAAAATGAAACAcaagggccagttaaaggaAGGAACGCCTGAGATTTTGACTTGATCAGTGGGCCCAAGGGAGAACCTGAAGGAATAGCATCAAGACTTGGAAGTTAAACCGTAACCTGAGGTGGAGCAACCACCACCAGAACGAGTTGAATCACAACCAGAACGAGTCGAATCGTCTGCGGTATCACTGCCGATGCGCGTTCGGAGAGTTTCCGAACTCCAGGTTTCATTTAAAACGTAGAAATGAAGGGGAACCGGCTAGGGAGAGATCGGACCTCCGAAACTTCAACTCGCGTTTCGGAACGCCTGGGACTGCATCGCCAGCAGATCTCGAACCGTGTGAGGCAGATTGTCCATTGAACTGCGTGGATGAAACGAAACAGAACAAGTTGGTTTACTGTTTATCTCTCTGTATCGAAGCAGGGGAAAATTCCGAGACGATCTCTTCAGGAATCAGaacttgaaaaaggaagaaacagaAGTTCCTAGAAATCGCGAAATCTTTGAAAGAAGAGTTGGATTTCATCTgaaccttcttttctttgttcgtatGCCCCATTTTGAAAAGCATCAAACATGAGACTCGAAATCCGGTCACCAAGACCGCAGCAGAGAAAAGAGCATCGGCGATCACGGCGGCTTTAAGGAGACCGGTGATCACCCAGTCGGCAAAAAGTTAATCGAGAAAGGGGTTGAGATTCAGCCCGAAAAGAGAGAGCGGGTACGATAAAAAGGAGaaccaaagtaaaaaaaaaaaaaaggcagagaaAAGGAAGCCATCAGGGGGGAAAAAGTTTAGCTTTTCATCACAGGTATCATTTAATGCTTGATGATAACTGAAAAAGACACAAAATCGACCCACCGAAATCATGAAACGGCGTAGACATGACGAAACGGAATTCAGTAGAAAATGGAGTTTATTGGAGGAAAAATGCCCCATGAATTATAAATCTGATCAAATTAACAATCAATGAAAGAAGCAACAAACAACGGAAGAAAGGGGAAGATTCAAAGAGCTAGACAATTTCCGATTAACTCAGTTAACCAAGTTTGTGGTAGAAAGAAACCACACCACCAGGATCGCAAAATTAGATAATAAATCCAATGAAGAGCGCTATCGTTCAGGGAAATTGAGCTTAAAATTAGGCCTTTCAAACTCGGAAAAACGCGAAACAAGAGACATACTATGCATAAAATGTGACAATTGGCTTTCTTAACCTGCATTTGAAGAGTACATATGGTTTTATCAATCAGAAATCGATTTCGGAAAGTACACTCAGTAGAAAATCAAcaaattgaaagagaaattGGGATTTTAATATCAGAAAACAGCAGTTTTCAGGCATCCATAAATGAAACGCAGACAACAAGAAACTCTGATCAAGTTGAGAAGAATCCGGACCGAGACAAAGCATTGCCCAAGGGAAACTggaaaaaagtgaaatttaCATTAAACGTAGTTAATGCCAATCAATGATCCTGATTTACTTGAATTACTTTGCCAAAATAGACtccgacacacacacacacagaggcagagagagagagagagagagagagagagagagagagagagagagagagagagagaatcttcTTCCTCATTGAGGACGACGAATCGCCAGAGCCAGGGGTTTTAACGCAGAGAAACGCACCTAAAGAGCTCGGAACATTTGCCGTTCCGGTTCTCCCGTGGACTTTCACGGATCTACGCCAcgcttgaagaagaagagagaaagcgAGGAATGGGGCCGAATAAGACGTCGCCGGCCGCCTTGTTATTACCGTCGTCACTTCTCTCCCAACGCATCCgcaaggaaaagaagggaaaaggagtGTCCCATTCGAGGAGAGGTTGACTCAACCTTCAATCCACTCAGACTTCCTCTGGTTCATCTATCCATTGCGGCAGAACCCGAAGGAGTCCGTCCACACAGAGCATGACGGGAAGGGTACTgtcagcgagagagagatagagagacagacagagccGGCAAGCCAGGAAGGAGGAGAAGCGAAACCGGCGCCTCTGCTTCTTCCTTTTATACTCCTCTCCTCAGCTGCTTCGCCTTCCCCGCGGTCACATCGCagcctctctccctctctgtcttcttttttcttttttaactttttttctttaaacaagTCCTGATGGGTTCAAATAAATCGGATATCGTAAATAACGGTCCGACCCGgatatgacattttaattgcAGGATTGAATGCATATTGCTAAACGAGTAACCCAAAGCCACTATTCAGAAATTGAAGCACCACTTGTTTCTCTTTATTAAAGATCTCAATTATAAGAAACTTTTACTATGTAACAATTTATTATCTATATCACTGCATTATAATAATATCAGAGCAATAATGGTTGTATAGTGCACAAAGTGAAACAACCAAATGATGATTAAATCGGTATCTTATCAATGTAGAAgacaattttgttttgtttct contains these protein-coding regions:
- the LOC116254562 gene encoding type I inositol polyphosphate 5-phosphatase 8-like isoform X1 yields the protein MKKERRGRSSSWPKVVMRKWLNIKSKANEFHSDSVGTDASVHHCTTERRASCSDIDRCVLLTRDLLGGWYVAAPECPMSPRNEVPIPGTQNLRWVERAKRTEDLTCRMFVGTWNVGGKTPHWGLNLKDWLSTQSPADVYVLGFQEIVPLNAGNVLGAEDHGPAARWLSLIRQALNGRETAPPVEPPSPTIFTTITLSDEDDNRRTQKPRVSFSDLLAMESHSDGPTFTYLDEEQQNGFVDSAREEERHREVGYCLAASKQMVGLFLCVWVRRGLRQHISSIKVSCVGRGLMGYMGNKGSISISLTLRQTSLCFVCTHLTSGQKEGDEIRRNSDVIEILRKTRFPLSHRFSGPLSSPDNILGHDRIFWLGDLNYRLAYGREDTHELLERKDWDALLEKDQLRIEQKAGRVFKGWEEGRIYFAPTYKYLANSDRYAVQTVRSKDKRRTPAWCDRILWKGKGIHQLSYVRGESKFSDHRPVHALFSVQVDALNRAKLRKPSANYNVTCAKVEAEELLARSESCMEISRC
- the LOC116254562 gene encoding type I inositol polyphosphate 5-phosphatase 8-like isoform X2, whose translation is MKKERRGRSSSWPKVVMRKWLNIKSKANEFHSDSVGTDASVHHCTTERRASCSDIDRCVLLTRDLLGGWYVAAPECPMSPRNEVPIPGTQNLRMFVGTWNVGGKTPHWGLNLKDWLSTQSPADVYVLGFQEIVPLNAGNVLGAEDHGPAARWLSLIRQALNGRETAPPVEPPSPTIFTTITLSDEDDNRRTQKPRVSFSDLLAMESHSDGPTFTYLDEEQQNGFVDSAREEERHREVGYCLAASKQMVGLFLCVWVRRGLRQHISSIKVSCVGRGLMGYMGNKGSISISLTLRQTSLCFVCTHLTSGQKEGDEIRRNSDVIEILRKTRFPLSHRFSGPLSSPDNILGHDRIFWLGDLNYRLAYGREDTHELLERKDWDALLEKDQLRIEQKAGRVFKGWEEGRIYFAPTYKYLANSDRYAVQTVRSKDKRRTPAWCDRILWKGKGIHQLSYVRGESKFSDHRPVHALFSVQVDALNRAKLRKPSANYNVTCAKVEAEELLARSESCMEISRC